The Verrucomicrobiota bacterium genome contains a region encoding:
- a CDS encoding YbaB/EbfC family nucleoid-associated protein: MSSIGKLMKQAARMQQQVERIQADLAARTVEATSGGGVVKAIAKCDGTLAAIKIDPQAVNPADTELLQDLVLSAANNALAQAKEISNQEMGKATQGFSLPGMM, translated from the coding sequence ATGTCAAGCATCGGCAAACTCATGAAACAGGCTGCGCGTATGCAGCAGCAAGTGGAGCGAATCCAGGCGGACCTCGCCGCCCGCACCGTTGAGGCCACCAGCGGCGGCGGCGTGGTGAAGGCCATCGCCAAATGCGACGGCACGCTCGCCGCGATCAAGATCGACCCGCAGGCCGTGAACCCGGCCGACACGGAGTTGCTTCAGGACCTCGTCCTCTCCGCCGCGAACAACGCCCTCGCGCAGGCCAAGGAGATCTCCAACCAGGAAATGGGCAAGGCCACGCAAGGCTTCAGCCTGCCGGGGATGATGTAA
- the recR gene encoding recombination protein RecR: MQTMASLPEPIRSLIAALARLPGIGPRSAERIALHVVQAEAGLSRLLAESLLAARERIQHCTTCGALTERQPCELCGDHRRDAAIVCVVERPTDILSIEKSGTFHGRFHVLGGRISPTNGIGPEDLRVADLEARLVSEPIREVILALGTDVEGDATSHYLAQRLSKRSVKVSRIAHGIPAGTGLEFADELTLSRAIEGRRAM, translated from the coding sequence GTGCAAACCATGGCGTCGCTTCCCGAACCCATCCGCTCGCTGATCGCGGCGCTCGCCAGGCTGCCTGGCATCGGTCCCCGCTCGGCCGAACGCATCGCGCTCCACGTCGTCCAGGCCGAAGCCGGTCTCTCGCGGCTACTCGCGGAGTCGTTGCTCGCCGCTCGCGAGCGCATCCAGCACTGCACGACCTGCGGCGCCTTGACCGAGCGCCAGCCGTGTGAACTCTGCGGCGACCACCGGCGCGACGCCGCGATCGTCTGCGTCGTCGAGCGGCCCACGGACATCCTCAGCATCGAGAAGTCCGGCACGTTTCACGGGCGGTTCCATGTGCTCGGCGGCCGAATCTCCCCGACAAACGGCATCGGTCCCGAAGACTTGCGCGTCGCCGACTTGGAGGCGCGGCTTGTGAGCGAGCCGATTCGCGAGGTCATTCTTGCGCTCGGCACCGATGTCGAGGGTGACGCGACCTCGCACTACCTCGCGCAGCGACTTTCCAAGCGCAGCGTGAAAGTGAGCCGCATCGCGCATGGGATCCCCGCGGGAACGGGGCTGGAGTTCGCCGATGAACTCACGCTCAGCCGCGCGATCGAAGGCCGGCGCGCGATGTAG